The DNA region CCGGCCCGGCCCGGGTCCTCGAAGCGCCCCGGGCCGACCGGGCCGAGCTCGTGGTCGCCGCGCTCGCCGGCTATCTGCACCGCATGACGCAGGCCGAGGACATCACGCTCGGCGTCCCGGTGGCCGGCCGCTGGGGCGCCGCCGCCACCACCCCCGGCGTCGTCGTCAACGTGCTGCCGCTGCGCCTCTCGGTGCCGCGCGGCACCACCGTCGCCGCCCTGCTCGACCAGGCCGCCGAGCGGCTGCGCGAGCTCCGGAGCCACCAGCGCTACCGCAGCGAGGACGTCCTGCGCGACCTCAGCATGGTCGGACGGCAGCTCACCGGCCCGCTGGTCAACATCAAGTACTACGACCGGGAGCTGGACTTCGCCGGCGGCCGGGCGACCGTCGCCACCGTCGCGCCCGGGCCCATCGACGACCTGTCCGTCGTCGTCGGCGACGACCCGGCGACCGGCGGTCTCACCGTCGCGTTCGAGGCCAACCCCGGCCGCTACGGCGAGCCCGAACTGGCCGCCCACCACCGGCGGTTCACCGGATTCCTCGCCGCCCTGGCCGAGGCGGACCCCGACACCCCGCTCGCCCGGATCCCGGTGCCCGCCACGGCCGTGCGCCGGTCCGCCCGCCCGGCCCGCTCCGCCGCCCCGCGCGGCGCCACCCTGCACGAGGCGTTCGAGGCCCAGGCGGCCCGCACGCCCGACCGCACCGCGGTGACCAGCGACGGGACGCGGCTCACCTACCGGGAGCTCGACGCCCGCGCCAACCGCCTCGCGCGCCTGCTGCTGCGCCGGGGCCTGGGCCCCGGCCGGCTGGCCGCCCTGGCCCTGCCGCGCGGCGCGGACCTGGTGACCGCGCTGCTCGCCGTCCTCAAGACGGGCGCCGGCTATCTGCCGCTCGACCCGCAGTACCCCGCGGACCGTCTGCGGTTCACGCTGGAGGACGCCGCCCCGGCCCTGGTGCTCACCGACACCGGCGCCGCCGACCGGGTACGGGGCGTGGTGGACCCGCTGCTCCTGGACGACCCCGCGGTCGCCGCCGAGCTGGACGGACTCCCCGAGACCGACCTGACCGACGCCGAGCGCGGATCCGCTGCCGGCCCGGCGAGCCCGGCCTACGTCATCTACACCTCCGGCTCGACCGGCCGGCCCAAGGGCGTGGCCGTCACCCACCACAACGTCCTGCGCCTCTTCCAGCAGACCGACCACTGGTTCGGCTTCGGCGCCGACGACGTGTGGACGCTCTTCCACTCGTACGCCTTCGACTTCTCCGTGTGGGAGATCTGGGGACCGCTGCTGCACGGCGGCCGGCTCGTCGTGGTGCCCTTCGACACCAGCCGCTCCCCGGCCGACTTCCTGCGGCTGCTCGTCCGGGAACGGGTGACCGTCCTCAACCAGACCCCGTCGGCCTTCTACCAGCTCGTCGCGGCCGAGCGGGAACGCCCCGACCTGTCCGAGCGGCTGGCGCTGCGCTACGTCGTCTTCGGCGGCGAGGCCCTGGAGACCCACCGCCTGGCGGACTGGTACACGCGCCACGGCGACGACGCGCCGCGCCTGGTCAACATGTACGGCATCACCGAGACGACCGTGCACGTCACCTACGCCGCACTCGACCGCGAGACGGTGCGCGCCGCCCGGGGCAGCGTGATCGGCGAGCCGATCCCCGACCTCGACGTGTACGTGCTCGACAGCGAGCTGCGGCCGGTGCCGGAAGGCGCCACCGGCGAGATGTACGTGGCGGGCCCGGGCCTGGCCCTGGGATACCTGGGGCGGCCCGGCCTGACCGCCGAACGCTTCGTGGCCGACCCCTTCGGCGCCCCGGGCAGCCGCATGTACCGCACCGGCGACCTGGCGTGCGTGCTCGACGACGGGAGCCTGTGCTACCTCGGACGCGCCGACAGCCAGGTGAAGATCCGCGGCTTCCGCATCGAACTCGGCGAGATCGAGGCCGCGTTCGAACGCCACCCCGGCATCGACCGGTGCGCCGTGGTCGTCCGCGAGGACCGGCCCGGCGACAAGCGCCTGGTCGCGTACGCCGTGCCGGCCGCCGGCCCGCGACCGGACCCCGCCGGGCTGCGCCGGCACGCCGCGGGGATCCTGCCCGCCCACATGGTCCCGTCCGCCGTCGAACTGCTCGACGCGCTGCCGCTGACCGCGAACGGCAAGCTCGACCAGCGGGCCCTGCCCGAGCCCGCGGCCCCCGCACCCGCCGCCACCCCGGCGGCCGGGGACACCTCGCGGGAGGCGGCCGTCGGCGCGCTGTTCGCCGAGATCCTCGGCCTGCCCGCGGTCGGAGCCGACGGCAACTTCTTCGACCTGGGCGGGCATTCGCTGCTCGCCGCCAAACTGATCAGCCGCATCCGGACCGAGCTCGGCGTCGAACTCGCCATCGGCGCGCTGTTCGAGAACCCGACCGTCACGGGCATCGCCGCCCTCCTCGGCGACGCGGAATCGGCCGTGCCCGCCCTGCGCCGGGAGCCCCGCCCGGAGACGGTGCCGCTGTCCTTCGCCCAGAGCAGACTGTGGTTCCTCAACCAGGTCGAGGGCCTCTCCGCCACGTACAACGTCCCCGTCGCGATCCGGCTGTCCGGCACCCTCGACCGGGACGCGCTCGACAGCGCGCTCGGCGACCTGCTCGCCCGGCACGAGAGCCTGCGCACGCTCTTCCCGCAGACCGCGGGCGTCCCGCACCAGCTCGTCAGGCCCGCCGGGGAGTGCCGCGTCGAGACGACCCTCGTCGTCTGCCGGCCCGAGGAGCAGCCGGAACGGATCCGTGCCGCCCTGGCCCGGGGCTTCGCGCTGGAGACCGAACTCCCGCTGCGTGCCGTCCTGTTCCGCACCGCGCCCACCGAGCACACCCTCCTGGTGGTGCTGCACCACATTGTCGCGGACGGCTGGTCCGTCACCCCGCTCACCGAGGACCTGGCCACCGCCTACGCGGCCCGCTGCCAGGGCCGCGAACCCGCCTGGCGGGCCGCGCTGCCCGTGCAGTACGCCGACTACAGCCTCTGGCAGCGCCGGGTCCTCGGCGACGAGCGGTCCCCCGGCAGCCGGATGGCCCGGCAGCTCGCCCACTGGACCGAGCGGCTGGCCGGCCTGCCCGAGGAGCTCGCGCTGCCCGCCGACCGGCCCCGCCCGCTCACGGCCGGCTATGGCGGCGGCACCGTGCACGGCCAGGTGGACGCCGCCCTCCACACCCGGCTGCTCCGCCTGGGCCGGGACCGCGGCTGCACCCTCTTCATGGTGCTCCAGGCCGGCCTCGCCGCCCTCCTCACCCGCCTGGGCGCGGGGGAGGACATCCCCCTCGGCACCCCCGTCGCGGGCCGCGGCGACGTGGCGCTCGACGACCTCGTCGGCTGCTTCGTCAACACCCTCGTGCTGCGCACCGACACCTCGGGCTCCCCGACCTTCCACGAGCTGCTCGACCGGGTCCGCACCACCGACCTGGCCGCCTACGAGCACCAGGACCTGCCGTTCGACCGGCTGGTGGAGGTCCTCAACCCGCCCCGGTCGCTGGCCCGGCACCCGCTCTTCCAGGTGATGCTGGCGCTGCGCGAATCGGCCCGGGACGTCCCCGGCCTGCCCGGCCTCACCGCCCGCGTGGAGCCCTGCGACACCGACAGCTCGCGGTTCGACCTGTCCTTCGTGTTCGGCGAGTCGACCGGGCAGGACCGGGCGCCCGGCGGCGTCGACTGCTCGCTCACGTACAGCAGCGACCTCTTCGAACGGGAGACGGCGGAGCGGCTCCTCGCCCGCCTCGTCCTCCTCCTCGAAGCCGCGGCCGACGCCCCGGACCTCCCCATCGGCCTCCTGGAGATCCTCACCGCCCAGGAGCACGAGGGCCTCCTCCAGGGCTGGCAGGGACCGCGCCACGAGCTCGCGGACGCCACCGCCTCCCAGCTCTTCGAGGCACAGGTGGCGCTGGTCCCGGACAAGACCGCCGCCGTCTTCGAGGGCGCCCGGCTGACCTACGCCGAGCTCAACGCCCGGGCCAACCGGCTGGCCCGCCACCTCGTCGCCCAGGGCGTGGGCCCGGAGCAGGTGGTCGCCCTCGCGGTGCCGCGCTCCCTGGAGATGGTGGTCGCCATGCTCGCCGTCTTCAAGGCGGGCGCGGCCTACCTCCCGGTGGACCCCGACTACCCCGCCGACCGCATCCGCTACATGCTGGAGGACGCCCGGCCGGCCCAGGTGCTGACCACCGCCGAGGCCGCCCACACCCTCCCCGGCTCGGTCACCCCCGTCCTCCTGGACGACCCGGGAACCGCGGCCCGCGTCGCGGAGCTGCCCGCCACCGATCTGACGGACGGCGAGCGCCGCGCCCCGCTGCTGCCCGCGCACCCCGCGTACGTCATCTACACCTCGGGCTCCACCGGGCGGCCCAAGGGCGTGGTGGTCTGCCACACCGGCATCCCCGCCCTGCTCGCGAACCAGATCGAGCGGTGCGCCGTCGGACCGGACAACCGGGTCCTGCAGTTCGCCACCGCGAGCTTCGACGCCGCCTTCTGGGACGTCGCCATGGCGCTGTTCACCGGCGGCGCCCTGATCCTCG from Streptomyces fradiae includes:
- a CDS encoding amino acid adenylation domain-containing protein, with protein sequence MRDREETRRPLTGAQLGVWFAQQVDPANAAYNTAQYVEVAAPADASRLERALRRAVAETDALTVRFTVHDGQPRQTPAPLAGPLLDVVDLSAEPDPAAAAGRWMREDAATAVDLLRGPLFRNALLVLGPDRFRWYLRCHHTLLDGYGFQLLAARTAEIYTAEAAGAEPRPRWFGTLDDLAGAEAAYRSSERFGADRAYWAERMAGASDAVTLARRPFDGPAVDPLTAGPARVLEAPRADRAELVVAALAGYLHRMTQAEDITLGVPVAGRWGAAATTPGVVVNVLPLRLSVPRGTTVAALLDQAAERLRELRSHQRYRSEDVLRDLSMVGRQLTGPLVNIKYYDRELDFAGGRATVATVAPGPIDDLSVVVGDDPATGGLTVAFEANPGRYGEPELAAHHRRFTGFLAALAEADPDTPLARIPVPATAVRRSARPARSAAPRGATLHEAFEAQAARTPDRTAVTSDGTRLTYRELDARANRLARLLLRRGLGPGRLAALALPRGADLVTALLAVLKTGAGYLPLDPQYPADRLRFTLEDAAPALVLTDTGAADRVRGVVDPLLLDDPAVAAELDGLPETDLTDAERGSAAGPASPAYVIYTSGSTGRPKGVAVTHHNVLRLFQQTDHWFGFGADDVWTLFHSYAFDFSVWEIWGPLLHGGRLVVVPFDTSRSPADFLRLLVRERVTVLNQTPSAFYQLVAAERERPDLSERLALRYVVFGGEALETHRLADWYTRHGDDAPRLVNMYGITETTVHVTYAALDRETVRAARGSVIGEPIPDLDVYVLDSELRPVPEGATGEMYVAGPGLALGYLGRPGLTAERFVADPFGAPGSRMYRTGDLACVLDDGSLCYLGRADSQVKIRGFRIELGEIEAAFERHPGIDRCAVVVREDRPGDKRLVAYAVPAAGPRPDPAGLRRHAAGILPAHMVPSAVELLDALPLTANGKLDQRALPEPAAPAPAATPAAGDTSREAAVGALFAEILGLPAVGADGNFFDLGGHSLLAAKLISRIRTELGVELAIGALFENPTVTGIAALLGDAESAVPALRREPRPETVPLSFAQSRLWFLNQVEGLSATYNVPVAIRLSGTLDRDALDSALGDLLARHESLRTLFPQTAGVPHQLVRPAGECRVETTLVVCRPEEQPERIRAALARGFALETELPLRAVLFRTAPTEHTLLVVLHHIVADGWSVTPLTEDLATAYAARCQGREPAWRAALPVQYADYSLWQRRVLGDERSPGSRMARQLAHWTERLAGLPEELALPADRPRPLTAGYGGGTVHGQVDAALHTRLLRLGRDRGCTLFMVLQAGLAALLTRLGAGEDIPLGTPVAGRGDVALDDLVGCFVNTLVLRTDTSGSPTFHELLDRVRTTDLAAYEHQDLPFDRLVEVLNPPRSLARHPLFQVMLALRESARDVPGLPGLTARVEPCDTDSSRFDLSFVFGESTGQDRAPGGVDCSLTYSSDLFERETAERLLARLVLLLEAAADAPDLPIGLLEILTAQEHEGLLQGWQGPRHELADATASQLFEAQVALVPDKTAAVFEGARLTYAELNARANRLARHLVAQGVGPEQVVALAVPRSLEMVVAMLAVFKAGAAYLPVDPDYPADRIRYMLEDARPAQVLTTAEAAHTLPGSVTPVLLDDPGTAARVAELPATDLTDGERRAPLLPAHPAYVIYTSGSTGRPKGVVVCHTGIPALLANQIERCAVGPDNRVLQFATASFDAAFWDVAMALFTGGALILAPAWRLLPGPELSVLAAAHDITHVTLPPSVLAMLPVEGGLPAATTIVVAGEATPADLVARWSRGRRMVNSYGPTEITVSCAISPPLDATGELPISPPSVNTRLYVLDRGLRLVPPGVPGELYVAGPGTARGYLGRPDLTAARFVADPFGPPGTRMYRTGDLARWRPDGRLEFLGRADDQVKIRGFRVELGEIEEALSAREDIAQAAVVVRTERPGDQRLVAYVTVPPGAPGPTDLRTWLAASLPDYMVPSAVVTLDALPLTQSGKIDRIALAARPVTWTTTGAAAYVAPGEGLERRIATAWCAVLGLEQVGAQDNFFDVGGHSLTLIALQKRLADELGRPVPVVDLFAHPTVAALAAHLGAAEEQGEPAVRRGGADRARQRAGLQHKAMARRAADRKGKQRNG